A stretch of the Balneola vulgaris DSM 17893 genome encodes the following:
- the mtgA gene encoding monofunctional biosynthetic peptidoglycan transglycosylase — protein MYRAISSIDFNPKYILKECIIGTAWAVLIMGVIGFFTLWSFKWVNPTSTAFTHSTNWDEVGQEPYSLESYWVPTQDIPEHLKWAVVASEDQRYWEHNGIDLEAIGKALQEMENGERVRGASTITQQLVKNLFLSSNKTYFRKGVEAGLALTVEKLWSKERILELYLNVVEFGPGVYGVGKASEHFFAKEALELKADEAARLAAVLPNPKRMRLNPPSPYVAERKDWILRNMMNLSGIAYVQKKPPKPVFSDTTYQHIEEDTTTSDYEITYLPKANFKPFNLTTSEGQDSTKKDSVSTY, from the coding sequence ATGTATAGAGCTATATCATCGATTGATTTCAACCCAAAGTACATCCTAAAGGAATGTATCATAGGTACGGCTTGGGCTGTATTGATAATGGGCGTAATTGGATTTTTCACTTTGTGGTCGTTCAAATGGGTGAACCCCACATCAACGGCATTTACCCATAGTACAAATTGGGATGAAGTGGGCCAAGAACCATATTCTTTGGAATCCTATTGGGTGCCAACACAAGATATACCCGAGCATTTGAAATGGGCTGTGGTGGCTTCAGAAGACCAAAGATACTGGGAACATAATGGAATCGACCTTGAAGCAATAGGTAAAGCTCTTCAAGAAATGGAAAACGGTGAACGGGTGAGGGGAGCAAGTACCATCACCCAACAGCTAGTGAAAAATTTATTTTTAAGCTCCAATAAAACTTACTTCAGAAAGGGAGTTGAAGCAGGTTTGGCTTTAACAGTAGAGAAGCTGTGGTCGAAAGAACGTATTCTAGAATTATATTTAAATGTAGTGGAATTCGGTCCTGGCGTATATGGAGTTGGTAAAGCAAGCGAGCATTTCTTTGCAAAGGAAGCACTGGAATTAAAAGCTGATGAAGCCGCTCGATTAGCTGCCGTTTTACCCAATCCAAAGCGTATGCGTTTAAACCCACCATCGCCTTACGTCGCCGAAAGAAAAGATTGGATTCTACGCAATATGATGAACCTAAGCGGCATTGCGTATGTGCAAAAGAAACCACCAAAGCCCGTTTTCAGTGATACAACCTATCAGCATATTGAAGAGGATACGACCACTTCAGATTATGAAATTACCTACTTACCGAAGGCAAATTTCAAACCCTTTAATCTAACAACGAGCGAAGGCCAAGATTCCACTAAAAAAGATTCAGTTTCGACCTACTAA
- a CDS encoding class I SAM-dependent methyltransferase, with protein sequence MASHKLSYTASYIAIKFYGLTLDERIGNHFSTATKNFYRNLVAFLPSHLSWYQNSLSKSFWRKLFIASEELLLPGDLMHIICRKYYIEQLIDEALSEGISQVVVLGAGFDHNGKFKANEKATFFDIDTPYMVEQKEDFLRDFGYKNSNHHVCSIDVEEQNLVDVLTHHPDFDSTKPTLYLAEGFFDYLSLSTTKQVLEQIRSLTPNHQLITTLFALEELNFFYRSSFTSGVAMVGETLKLPLNRTEFIQLMKDHQYTLQQEISHQQMYDDLVCSTGLKLPVMKGFYILTFK encoded by the coding sequence ATGGCTAGCCATAAACTTTCATACACGGCCTCCTATATAGCCATTAAGTTTTATGGGCTGACATTAGATGAGCGAATAGGGAATCATTTTTCAACGGCTACTAAGAACTTCTATCGCAATTTGGTAGCCTTTCTACCCAGTCATTTGAGCTGGTATCAGAATTCACTCTCCAAGAGTTTTTGGCGAAAACTATTTATAGCCTCTGAAGAATTATTACTTCCCGGCGACTTGATGCATATCATTTGCCGAAAGTATTATATCGAACAACTGATTGATGAAGCTTTGAGTGAGGGTATTTCACAAGTTGTTGTGCTAGGGGCAGGTTTTGATCATAATGGCAAGTTTAAAGCCAATGAAAAAGCTACTTTTTTTGATATAGATACACCTTACATGGTGGAACAAAAAGAAGATTTTTTAAGAGATTTCGGGTATAAGAATAGCAATCATCATGTCTGCTCGATTGATGTAGAAGAGCAAAATTTAGTAGATGTTTTAACACATCATCCTGATTTCGATTCTACTAAACCGACACTGTATTTAGCGGAAGGTTTTTTTGATTATCTAAGCTTGTCTACTACTAAACAGGTGCTTGAGCAAATACGGAGCTTGACACCTAATCATCAGCTGATAACTACTCTTTTTGCCTTAGAGGAGCTCAACTTCTTTTATCGAAGCAGTTTCACAAGTGGAGTGGCCATGGTAGGTGAAACGCTGAAACTGCCCTTAAATAGAACCGAGTTCATCCAATTAATGAAAGATCACCAATACACGCTTCAACAAGAGATTTCTCACCAGCAGATGTATGATGATTTGGTGTGTTCTACAGGGTTGAAATTACCCGTTATGAAAGGCTTCTACATATTAACCTTCAAATAG
- a CDS encoding RluA family pseudouridine synthase, whose translation MSKRKNTTRTNPDIHVIYEDNHLLVIDKPAGVLSQEDHTGDPDVLTLCKSYLKKKYNKPGNVFLGLVHRLDRPVSGLMVLARTSKAAARLSEQVRKHAMDKTYWAMAEGMTPMEKTLVHYLEKDKNSNNVSAYKSKRGRAKEAKLSFKTIKQSAHYSLVEVDLITGRPHQIRVQFAKEGFPLWGDYRYGEPGKKGKDLGLRAVKLAFDHPTTQKRMFFEVDPPNLQPWNFFDY comes from the coding sequence ATGAGTAAAAGAAAGAATACGACGCGTACCAACCCCGACATCCATGTAATTTATGAAGACAATCACCTGCTCGTGATTGATAAACCTGCCGGGGTTTTATCACAAGAAGATCATACTGGCGATCCTGATGTTCTTACGCTCTGCAAATCATATCTAAAAAAGAAGTATAACAAGCCGGGAAATGTATTTTTAGGGCTTGTTCATCGTTTAGATCGTCCTGTAAGTGGGCTTATGGTTTTAGCTCGTACCTCGAAAGCGGCGGCTAGGCTTTCTGAGCAAGTTCGCAAGCATGCTATGGACAAGACCTACTGGGCAATGGCTGAAGGTATGACTCCGATGGAAAAGACCTTGGTTCATTACTTAGAAAAGGACAAAAATTCTAACAATGTATCTGCTTATAAATCTAAGCGCGGTCGTGCTAAAGAAGCCAAATTAAGTTTCAAAACAATTAAGCAAAGTGCTCATTATAGTTTAGTGGAAGTGGATTTGATAACGGGTCGGCCACATCAAATTCGTGTACAATTTGCTAAGGAAGGCTTTCCACTTTGGGGCGATTACCGTTATGGTGAGCCGGGAAAAAAAGGAAAAGACTTAGGCTTACGTGCGGTCAAGCTAGCCTTCGACCATCCAACTACCCAGAAAAGAATGTTTTTTGAAGTTGATCCGCCCAACCTACAGCCTTGGAATTTCTTTGATTATTAA
- the uvrC gene encoding excinuclease ABC subunit UvrC, which produces MSEDHVRIDVSEKVANLPLSPGVYIYKDKNGSVLYVGKAKKLRNRVRSYFQESRPVDGRIKTMVSKIDDLEVVITDSEAEALILENNFIKQYQPRYNIMYRDDKSYPYICITKESKPRVFPTRTVIKDGSKYFGPYDSVINMKRMLETIRKGFDLCTCAVSIKNIDRTRSIPKWHSCFDDYLQNCSGDWDEEVYQSIIQKVERLLNGQTDQLLRELKEEMQIASDALAFEEAAKIRDSLVAFERYSKKMKMVADKKVDRDVFSLIIDHELSEACGVLFKVREGKLIGKFHRFLKNIEGLSQEVLLQSFVEDYYTGQYTAAIPDEVYISNALEDDEALTQYLYQEKGKKVPVHVPQIGEKAQLIKMAKANARLHLNERRLEKEKAERDRIPHAVKELKEHLPLTRLPRRIECFDNSNLQGSDPVASMVCFVDAKPRKSEYKRFNIKTVIGPDDFASMKEILTRRYSKVMKDGLQIPDLIVVDGGKGQLSSAVEALKEIGFYGECDIIGLAKRLEEVFVPGRSEPYMIPKKSTALKLLQQARDEAHRFAITFHRQKRSKRTLVTELTDIEGVGEKTAQKLLKEFGSVKAIQKLELTELQKVTGNKVGENIFNYFQS; this is translated from the coding sequence ATGAGTGAAGACCATGTTCGTATAGATGTATCTGAAAAAGTAGCCAATCTACCACTATCCCCCGGTGTATATATTTACAAGGATAAAAATGGAAGTGTGCTTTATGTGGGGAAAGCAAAGAAGCTGAGAAATCGTGTTCGTTCGTACTTTCAAGAATCTAGACCAGTGGATGGGCGTATTAAGACGATGGTTTCGAAGATTGATGACTTGGAAGTGGTGATCACGGACTCTGAAGCAGAAGCTCTCATCTTAGAAAACAACTTCATTAAACAGTATCAGCCTCGATATAACATCATGTATCGAGATGATAAGAGCTACCCATACATTTGCATCACTAAAGAGTCTAAGCCCCGCGTGTTTCCTACCAGAACGGTTATAAAAGATGGGAGTAAATACTTTGGGCCATACGATAGTGTAATCAACATGAAGCGTATGCTCGAGACCATTCGGAAAGGTTTCGATTTATGCACCTGTGCAGTTTCTATAAAGAACATTGATCGAACTCGAAGTATCCCCAAATGGCATTCCTGCTTTGATGATTATCTTCAAAATTGTTCGGGAGACTGGGATGAAGAGGTTTATCAGTCTATCATCCAAAAAGTGGAGCGATTACTCAATGGCCAAACAGATCAGTTATTACGTGAGCTAAAAGAAGAGATGCAGATTGCTTCCGATGCCTTGGCTTTTGAGGAAGCGGCTAAAATTCGCGATAGCTTGGTGGCTTTTGAGCGTTACAGCAAGAAGATGAAGATGGTGGCCGACAAAAAAGTAGACCGAGATGTATTTTCATTGATTATAGATCATGAATTATCGGAAGCATGTGGAGTTCTATTTAAAGTAAGAGAAGGGAAGCTCATTGGTAAATTTCATCGCTTTTTAAAGAATATCGAAGGTCTCTCTCAAGAAGTTCTACTACAGTCGTTTGTTGAAGATTATTACACAGGGCAATACACCGCTGCAATTCCGGATGAGGTGTATATCAGCAATGCGTTAGAAGATGATGAAGCACTGACTCAGTATCTCTATCAAGAGAAGGGTAAAAAAGTACCTGTTCATGTACCTCAAATAGGAGAGAAGGCTCAGCTTATCAAAATGGCTAAAGCCAATGCACGCCTGCATTTAAATGAACGAAGATTAGAGAAAGAGAAGGCCGAACGAGATCGAATTCCTCATGCTGTTAAGGAGCTCAAAGAACACCTTCCCCTAACACGACTACCCCGCCGAATCGAGTGTTTTGATAACTCCAATTTGCAAGGTAGCGACCCAGTAGCATCGATGGTGTGTTTTGTAGACGCCAAACCAAGAAAGAGTGAATACAAACGATTCAATATAAAAACGGTAATAGGTCCTGATGATTTCGCCTCGATGAAAGAGATTCTAACTCGACGGTATTCTAAAGTGATGAAAGATGGATTACAGATTCCGGATCTAATTGTGGTTGATGGTGGGAAAGGTCAATTGAGTTCAGCTGTAGAAGCGCTCAAAGAAATTGGCTTTTATGGTGAATGCGATATCATAGGTTTAGCAAAACGTTTAGAAGAAGTTTTTGTACCAGGAAGGTCCGAGCCATATATGATTCCAAAGAAATCAACCGCTCTTAAACTGTTGCAACAAGCAAGGGATGAAGCCCATCGATTTGCTATTACTTTCCATCGTCAGAAAAGATCTAAACGAACACTAGTTACAGAGTTAACAGATATTGAAGGGGTAGGAGAGAAGACCGCCCAGAAACTCTTAAAAGAATTTGGTTCGGTAAAAGCCATTCAAAAATTAGAGCTTACTGAGCTTCAAAAAGTTACAGGCAACAAAGTAGGCGAAAATATTTTCAACTATTTCCAATCATAG
- a CDS encoding RNA polymerase sigma factor, whose product MELLKRNTKASYKELRDRDLVKLFRKKADEAAFNELLNRHQAKIYSYIYSMVNNPETANDLFQETFSKVVTKMDDTYNEQGKWIAWVMRIAHNATIDYLRKQKRFVDVNGWYDDGDSRSDYFDMMSDESWVDADDQMVESETKSSLMKHIAKLPEEQRTVVLLRHYYEMPFKEIAELTNVSINTALGRMRYALINLRKYFEEERQHEIKHAIK is encoded by the coding sequence ATGGAACTACTAAAAAGAAATACAAAGGCATCTTACAAAGAATTAAGAGATCGTGATCTTGTTAAGCTATTTAGAAAGAAAGCTGATGAAGCTGCGTTTAACGAATTACTGAATCGCCACCAAGCGAAGATCTATTCCTATATATACAGTATGGTGAACAACCCTGAGACGGCGAATGATTTATTCCAGGAAACATTCTCTAAGGTTGTTACCAAGATGGATGACACCTACAATGAGCAAGGTAAATGGATCGCATGGGTGATGCGAATTGCGCATAATGCAACAATTGATTATTTAAGAAAACAAAAACGATTTGTTGACGTTAATGGGTGGTACGACGATGGCGACTCACGCTCTGATTACTTCGACATGATGTCGGATGAGAGTTGGGTTGATGCCGATGATCAAATGGTAGAATCTGAAACGAAGTCTAGTTTGATGAAGCACATCGCCAAACTCCCAGAAGAGCAACGCACCGTAGTACTATTGAGGCATTATTACGAAATGCCCTTTAAAGAAATCGCAGAATTGACTAACGTGTCTATTAATACGGCTCTTGGTCGTATGAGGTATGCGTTAATAAATTTACGGAAGTACTTTGAAGAAGAAAGACAACATGAAATCAAACATGCCATTAAATGA